Proteins encoded within one genomic window of uncultured Sphingopyxis sp.:
- the guaA gene encoding glutamine-hydrolyzing GMP synthase, with protein MPTPDSSAAPESILIVDFGSQVTQLIARRVREAGVYSEIVPFSAAEAALERMKPKGVILSGSPASVPASGSPRAPQSIFDSGLPILGICYGQQVMTQQLGGQVEPGGADGERDGEFGRAFLTVTEPCVLFDGLWEAGERHQVWMSHGDRVTAFAPGFRIVAISDGAPFALIADDERRYYGTQFHPEVVHTPDGAKLIANFVRHVCGCSGDWTMAEFRATKIAEIRAQVGDQRVLCGLSGGVDSAVAAVLIHEAIGEQLTCVFVDHGLLRMNEREQVERLFRDHYNIPLVVVDAEERFMAGLKGVTDPEKKRKFIGAEFINVFEEEAKKIGGADFLAQGTLYPDVIESVSFTGGPSVTIKSHHNVGGLPERMNMKLVEPLRELFKDEVRLLGKELGLPDIFVGRHPFPGPGLAIRIPGEVSKDRCDILRKADAVYLEEIRNAGLYDAIWQAFAVLLPVKTVGVMGDGRTYDHVCALRAVTSTDGMTADIYPFDASFLSRCATRIINEVQGINRVVYDYTSKPPGTIEWE; from the coding sequence ATGCCGACTCCAGACTCTTCCGCCGCTCCCGAATCCATCCTGATCGTCGATTTCGGCAGCCAGGTGACCCAGCTCATCGCCCGCCGCGTCCGCGAAGCCGGCGTCTATAGCGAGATCGTCCCGTTCAGCGCCGCCGAGGCCGCACTCGAACGGATGAAGCCCAAGGGCGTGATCCTTTCAGGCTCACCCGCCTCGGTCCCCGCGAGCGGCAGCCCGCGCGCGCCGCAATCGATCTTCGACAGCGGCCTTCCCATCCTCGGCATCTGTTACGGCCAGCAGGTGATGACCCAGCAGCTCGGCGGGCAGGTCGAACCCGGCGGGGCCGATGGCGAACGCGACGGCGAGTTCGGCCGCGCCTTCCTGACCGTTACCGAGCCTTGCGTGCTGTTCGATGGCTTGTGGGAAGCCGGCGAGCGGCATCAGGTGTGGATGAGCCACGGCGACCGCGTCACCGCTTTCGCGCCCGGTTTCCGCATCGTCGCGATCAGCGATGGCGCGCCCTTCGCGCTGATCGCCGACGACGAACGCCGCTATTACGGTACCCAGTTCCATCCCGAGGTCGTTCACACGCCCGACGGCGCCAAGCTGATCGCCAATTTCGTGCGCCACGTCTGCGGCTGCTCGGGCGACTGGACGATGGCCGAGTTCCGCGCCACCAAGATCGCCGAAATCCGTGCGCAGGTCGGCGATCAGCGCGTGCTCTGCGGCCTGTCGGGCGGGGTCGACAGCGCGGTCGCCGCGGTGCTGATCCACGAGGCGATCGGCGAGCAGCTCACATGCGTCTTCGTCGACCATGGCCTCTTGCGCATGAACGAGCGCGAGCAGGTCGAGCGGCTGTTCCGCGACCATTATAACATCCCGCTCGTCGTGGTGGACGCCGAGGAGCGTTTCATGGCGGGCCTTAAGGGCGTCACCGACCCCGAGAAGAAGCGCAAGTTCATCGGCGCCGAATTCATCAATGTCTTCGAGGAGGAAGCGAAGAAGATCGGCGGCGCCGATTTCCTGGCGCAAGGCACGCTTTACCCTGACGTGATTGAATCGGTTTCGTTCACAGGCGGACCGAGCGTCACGATCAAGAGCCACCACAATGTCGGCGGCCTGCCCGAGCGGATGAACATGAAGCTCGTCGAGCCCTTGCGCGAGCTGTTCAAGGACGAGGTGCGGCTGCTCGGCAAGGAACTCGGCCTCCCCGACATCTTCGTCGGCCGCCACCCCTTCCCCGGCCCCGGCCTCGCGATCCGCATCCCGGGCGAAGTGTCGAAGGACCGCTGCGACATCCTCCGCAAGGCGGACGCCGTGTATCTGGAAGAAATCCGCAATGCCGGGCTCTATGACGCGATCTGGCAGGCGTTCGCGGTGCTGCTTCCCGTCAAGACCGTCGGCGTGATGGGCGACGGGCGCACCTACGACCATGTCTGCGCGCTGCGCGCCGTCACCTCGACCGACGGGATGACCGCCGACATCTATCCCTTCGACGCGAGTTTCCTCAGCCGCTGCGCGACGCGGATCATCAACGAAGTTCAGGGCATCAACCGCGTCGTCTACGACTATACGTCGAAGCCGCCGGGGACGATCGAGTGGGAATGA